From the Hevea brasiliensis isolate MT/VB/25A 57/8 chromosome 15, ASM3005281v1, whole genome shotgun sequence genome, one window contains:
- the LOC110671677 gene encoding E3 ubiquitin-protein ligase UPL1: MKLKRRRPLEVPSKIKSFINSVTTAPLENIEEPLKSFVWEFDKGDFHHWVDLFNHFDSFFEKHIKQRKDLQVEDNFLESDPPFPREAVLQILRVIRIILENCTNKHFYSSYEQHLSFLLASTDADVIEACLQTLAAFLRKTIGKYSIRDSFLNAKLFSLAQGWGGKEEGLGLIACTVQNGCDPVAYELGCTLHFEFYALDESLSENHTEDQSNRGLQIIHLLNVNTRPETDLELLNKLVAEYKVPPSLRFSLLTRLRFARAFGSLASRQQYTCIRLYAFIVLVQASSDADDLVSFFNSEPEFVNELVSLLSYEDAVPEKIRILCLLSLVALSQDRSRQPTALAAVTSGGHRGILSSLMQKAIDSVISGTSKWSVVFAEALLSLVTVLVSSSSGCSAMREAGFIPTLLPLLKDTDPQHLHLVGTAVHILETFMDFSNPAAALFRELGGLDDTISRLKVEVAYVENSSKQQGEDSDLRVRSLQAVSVASSELDNMHPLYSGALVSYHRRVLMKNLLRAISLGTYAPGNTSRVYGSEESLLPQCLCIIFRRAKDFGGGVFSLAATVMSDLIHKDPTCFSVLDAAGLPSAFLDAIMDGVLCSAEAIMCIPQCLDALCLNNNGLQAVKDRNALSCFVKIFTSRTHLRALAGETPGSLSTGLDELMRHASSLRGPGVDMLIEILNAISKIGYGGDAPCSSLDPPCCSTPVPMETDAEEKCSVPSDDRESIRTDNSEHPTELTSDATIVNIESFLPDCVSNAARLLETILQNADTCRIFIEKKGIDAVLQLFNLPLMPLSASIGQSISIAFKNFSQQHSASLARAVCSFLREHLKCINELLVSVGGTQLAAVESANQTKILRYFSSLEGILSLSHFLLKGTSTIVSELGSADADVLKDLGKTYRQIIWQISLCNISKVDEKRHMDQETENSDATSSNVAGRDSDDDANIPVVRYMNPVSIRNGSQSLWSGEREFLSVLRSGEGLHRRSRHGLARIRGGRTGRHLDALNIDSEVPTNVPETSSQDVKKISPDVLVLEILNKLASTLRSFFTALVKGFTSPNRRRADVGSLSSASKTLGTALAKIFLEAFSFSGYSTSGLDMSLSVKCRYLGKIVDDMATLTFDSRRRTCYTAMVNNFYVHGTFRELLTTFEATSQLLWTLPYPFPMPTADHEKGGEGNKFSHSSWLLDTLQSYCRVLEYFVNSSLLLSATSTSQAQLLVQPVAVGLSIGLFPVPRDPDVFVRMLQSQVLDVILPVWNHPMFPNCSPGFIASIVSVVTHIYSGVGDVKKNRSGVAGSTNQRFMPPPPDEGTIATIVEMGFSRARAEEALRRVETNSVEMAMEWLFSHTEDPVQEDDELARALALSLGSSSEGSKVDNVDRPIDLLTEEAQMKAPPVDDILAASVKLFQSSDTMAFSLTDLLVTLCNRNKGEDRPKVASYLIQQLKLCPLDFSKDSSALCMISHILALLLFEDGTIREIAAENGIIPATIDILTNFKASNASTSEILVPKCISALLLILDNMLQFRPRISSEALEGTQTGSLPDSSVPASILEGKMTSNVPVKETGAAFEKILGKSTGYLTIEESHKVLLLACDLMKQHVPAVIMQAALQVCARLTKTHALALQFLENGGLAALFNIPWSCFFPGVASAIIRHLIEDPQSLQTAMELEIRQTLSGNRHVGRTNARTFLTTMAPVISRDPVVFMKAAAAVCQLESSGGRTLVVLSKEKEKEKDKSKASGAEESVRISENKVHDGLGKCAKGHKKIPANLTQVIDQLLDIVLKYPLPKNEEGCTSDSTSMEVDEPATKVKGKSKVDETRKVESESERSAGMAKVTFVLKLLSEILLMYAHAVGVILKRDSELCQLRGSSQTDRPGHGGILYHVLHQLLPISTDKSARPDEWRDKLSERASWFLVVLCGRSGEGRRRVIIELVKAISSFSNLESNSSKSMLVPDKKVFAFADLLYSILSKNASSSNLPGSGCSPDIAKSMIDGGMVQCLTGILQVIDLDHPDAPKIVNLLLKALESLTRAANASEQVLKSEGLNKKKTIASNGRQIDQTTISASEVVEHNQNSSGTAEVPNGEETEEQSQVPNQSEGSEGNLDAHPNQSAPQDMRIEVEETMASNPPMEIGMDFMHEEMEEGGVLQNTDQIDMTFRVENRADDDMGDEDDDMGDEGEEDEDDDDGEDEDEDIAEDGTGMMSLADTDVEDHDDTGLGDDYNDEMIDEDDDFHEHRVIEVRWREAFDGLDHLQVLGQPGAASSLIDVAAEPFEGVNVDDLFGLRRPLGFERRRQSGRSSFERSVSESNGFQHPLLLRPSQSGDLVSMWSSGGHSSRDLEALSAGSSDVAHFYMFDAPVLPYDHVPSSFFGDRLGSAAPPPLTDYSVGMDSLQIQGRRGPGDGRWTDDGQPQASTQGAVIAQAIEETFLSHLRSLTPVSGHAERQSHHSGALESQPSNDPPSNDGQVVLGGDNTSSQQTEVQQQESGNEATHQLNPTVEIVSGQEQVNLSSPVEGASVCLLVHEPMSVQTISLNSTPNGHDNMEIGEGIGTAIDQVETIPEPVNSSAEHYTALQCEGVAEAPASLHDVPVQAVGCDGHARNDGPSNNHVFMDSGFVMGNLDSSNVDVDMNGTDAEGDQSEQPIHASEQAVDEPSSRQDTVVAQETNQADQVSENNEASGANAIDPTFLEALPEDLRVEVLASQQAQSDQPPTYTPPPVDDIDPEFLAALPPDIQAEVLAQQRAQRIAQQAEGQPVDMDNASIIATFPADLREEVLLTSSEAVLSALPSPLLAEAQMLRDRAMSHYHARSLFGGSHRLTSRRNGLGSDRQTVMDRGVGVTIGRRTASAIANSMKVKEIEGEPLLDANALKALIRLLRLSQPLGKGLLQRLLLNLCAHSVTRATLVRLMLDMIKPEAEGSFSGLAMVNSQRLYGCQSNVVYGRSQLLDGLPPLVLHRILEILTYLATNHSSIANMLFYLDPSIVPEHLSPNYLEAKMDKGKEKIEGGGDPSKPLVNADDVPLILFLKLLNRPLFLRSNAHLEQVMGLLQVVIYTAASRLECHALSGPTTAKSEKQTVNEASGDIDPSLEPEQESSQEDKLTNAELSTADGNRSFSTSNVFLHLPLPDLRNLCCLLGREGLSDKVYMLAGEVLKKLASVVASHRKFFSSELSELAHGLSNSAVSELVTLSNTQMLGLSAGSMAGAAILRVLQALSSLTSSSVNENTGLESDGEQEEQATMWHLNVALEPLWRELSECISVTETQLGQGSFSQTMSNINMGEHVHGTSSPLPPGTQRLLPFIEAFFVLCEKLQANISIMQQDHAIVTAREVKESAGGSASLTVSCSEDSQRRVGGAVTFARFAEKHRRLLNTFIRQNPGLLEKSLSMMLKAPRLIDFDNKRAYFRSRIRQQHEQQLSGPLRISVRRAYVLEDSYNQLRMRPSQDLKGRLNVQFQGEEGIDAGGLTREWYQLLSRVIFDKGALLFTTVGNNATFQPNPNSVYQTEHLSYFKFVGRVVAKALFDGQLLDVYFTRSFYKHILGVKVTYHDIEAVDPDYYKNLKWMLENDVSDIPDLTFSMDADEEKHILYEKTEVTDYELKPGGRNIRVTEETKHEYVDLVADHILTNAIRPQINSFLEGFNELIPGELISIFNDKELELLISGLPEIDLDDLKASTEYTGYTAASSVVQWFWEVVRGFNKEDMARLLQFVTGTSKVPLEGFKALQGISGPQRFQIHKAYGAPERLPSAHTCFNQLDLPEYTSKEQLQERLLLAIHEASEGFGFG, from the exons ATGAAGCTCAAGCGGAGGCGGCCTTTGGAAGTG CCTTCCAAAATTAAGTCCTTCATCAACAGTGTTACCACTGCTCCACTCGAGAATATAGAAGAACCCCTAAAAAGTTTTGTATGGGAGTTCGATAAG GGAGATTTTCATCATTGGGTTGATCTTTTTAACCATTTTGATTCATTTTTTGAGAAGCacataaaacaaagaaaagatcTGCAGGTTGAGGACAATTTTTTGGAATCTGATCCTCCCTTTCCTAGAGAAGCTGTTCTTCAAATTCTCCGTGTTATCAGAATAATTTTGGAGAATTGCACAAATAAGCATTTTTATAGTTCTTATGAG CAGCATCTTTCTTTCCTTCTTGCTTCCACAGATGCAGATGTGATAGAGGCTTGCCTGCAGACTTTGGCTGCATTTCTGAGAAAAACTATTGGAAAATATTCCATTCGAGATTCTTTTCTGAATGCAAAGCTATTTTCTCTGGCGCAAGGCTGGGGTGGAAAGGAAGAGGGTCTTGGATTGATTGCATGTACTGTGCAAAATGGGTGCGATCCTGTTGCATATGAGTTAGGTTgcacactccattttgagttctaTGCGCTGGATGAGTCATTAAGTGAGAACCACACTGAAGATCAGTCAAATCGAGGTCTACAAATCATTCATTTACTGAATGTTAATACTCGTCCAGAAACAGATCTAGAGCTTTTGAATAAGTTAGTTGCAGAGTACAAAGTACCACCCAGTTTAAGATTCTCACTGTTGACAAGATTGCGGTTTGCAAGGGCTTTTGGCTCTTTAGCTTCTCGCCAACAGTATACATGCATTCGACTGTATGCCTTCATTGTTCTTGTTCAAGCAAGTAGTGATgctgatgacctagtttcctttttTAACTCTGAGCCAGAATTTGTAAATGAGTTAGTTTCGCTGCTGAGTTATGAAGATGCAGTTCCTGAGAAAATTAGAATCTTATGTCTCCTATCGTTGGTTGCTCTTTCTCAAGATCGGTCCCGCCAGCCAACTGCATTAGCTGCTGTCACATCTGGTGGGCATCGCGGCATCTTATCTAGCCTAATGCAGAAAGCCATTGACTCTGTTATCAGTGGTACATCAAAATGGTCTGTTGTTTTTGCTGAGGCTTTATTGTCTCTTGTCACTGTTTTGGTCTCATCATCATCAGGTTGCTCAGCCATGCGTGAAGCAGGGTTTATTCCTACTCTTCTGCCTCTGCTTAAGGATACAGATCCTCAACACTTGCATTTGGTTGGCACAGCAGTGCATATTCTAGAAACTTTCATGGATTTCAGTAACCCAGCTGCTGCACTGTTCAGAGAGTTGGGTGGTTTAGATGATACCATCTCTCGCTTGAAGGTAGAAGTTGCATATGTAGAAAATAGTTCAAAGCAACAAGGTGAAGATTCTGATTTGAGGGTGAGAAGTCTGCAAGCAGTTTCAGTTGCTTCCTCTGAGCTAGATAATATGCACCCTCTGTATTCTGGGGCACTGGTGTCATATCATCGGCGGGtacttatgaaaaatttattgcgTGCTATATCCCTTGGAACATATGCCCCTGGTAACACTTCTCGTGTCTATGGATCTGAAGAGAGTTTGTTGCCGCAATGCCTATGCATAATCTTTAGAAGAGCAAAAGATTTTGGCGGTGGGGTGTTTTCACTTGCAGCAACTGTTATGAGTGATCTAATTCACAAAGATCCTACCTGTTTTTCTGTACTAGATGCTGCTGGTCTTCCTTCTGCATTCCTAGATGCTATAATGGATGGTGTTCTCTGCTCTGCAGAAGCCATAATGTGCATACCTCAATGTTTGGATGCCTTGTGCTTGAACAATAATGGTCTGCAGGCAGTAAAAGATCGTAATGCTTTGAGTTGCTTTGTGAAAATATTTACATCTAGAACACATTTGCGTGCCCTCGCTGGTGAGACGCCAGGGTCCTTGTCTACTGGACTGGATGAACTAATGCGCCATGCTTCTTCTTTGCGTGGACCTGGAGTGGATATGCTTATTGAAATCTTGAATGCCATTTCAAAAATTGGGTATGGAGGTGATGCTCCTTGCTCATCCTTAGATCCTCCTTGCTGCTCTACTCCTGTTCCTATGGAAACTGATGCTGAAGAAAAGTGTTCGGTTCCATCAGATGATAGGGAATCTATCAGAACGGATAATTCAGAGCATCCCACTGAATTGACTTCCGATGCTACAATAGTGAATATTGAATCATTCCTTCCTGATTGCGTAAGCAATGCTGCACGTCTTCTTGAAACAATTCTTCAGAATGCTGACACATGCCGTATATTTATTGAGAAGAAGGGGATTGATGCTGTTCTGCAATTATTTAACTTGCCTCTAATGCCCCTTTCAGCATCTATTGGTCAGAGTATCTCTATTGCCTTCAAGAACTTCTCACAGCAGCATTCTGCTTCTTTGGCTCGGGCAGTATGCTCATTCTTGAGAGAACATCTGAAATGCATAAATGAGCTTTTAGTTTCAGTTGGAGGAACTCAGCTTGCTGCGGTTGAATCTGCTAACCAGACAAAAATTTTGAGATATTTTTCCAGCCTTGAGGGTATACTCTCTCTGTCCCATTTTTTGTTGAAGGGGACTAGTACTATTGTCTCTGAGTTAGGCTCTGCAGATGCTGATGTTTTGAAGGATCTTGGGAAGACATACAGGCAAATAATTTGGCAAATTTCTTTGTGTAATATCTCCAAAGTGGATGAGAAGAGGCATATGGATCAAGAAACTGAGAATTCAGATGCAACTTCCTCTAATGTTGCTGGAAGAGATAGTGATGATGATGCAAATATTCCAGTTGTAAGATACATGAACCCAGTTTCTATTAGGAATGGTTCGCAGTCCCTGTGGAGTGGAGAGCGGGAGTTTCTTTCAGTTCTTCGATCAGGAGAAGGCTTACACCGTCGTAGTCGACATGGATTGGCACGCATACGTGGTGGGAGAACTGGTCGCCACCTGGATGCTTTAAACATCGATTCTGAAGTTCCAACAAATGTACCAGAGACATCATCACAGGATGTGAAAAAGATAAGTCCAGATGTTCTTGTCCTGGAAATTCTGAACAAGTTGGCATCCACTTTACGCTCTTTCTTCACAGCTCTtgtcaaaggatttacatcaccTAACCGTCGTAGAGCTGATGTTGGATCATTGAGTTCAGCATCAAAAACCCTTGGAACTGCCCTGGCAAAAATATTTCTTGAGGCTTTCAGTTTCTCTGGGTATTCTACCTCTGGGCTTGATATGTCACTGTCAGTGAAATGTAGATATCTTGGAAAGATTGTGGATGATATGGCAACTCTCACATTTGACAGTAGGCGTCGAACTTGCTACACAGCAATggttaataatttttatgtacATGGAACCTTTAGGGAGCTGCTCACCACATTTGAAGCCACAAGTCAATTATTGTGGACTCTACCATACCCTTTTCCAATGCCTACTGCAGATCATGAGAAGGGAGGTGAAGGAAATAAATTCTCTCACAGTTCATGGCTGCTTGACACATTACAAAGCTATTGTCGTGTGCTTGAGTACTTTGTCAATTCCTCTTTACTCTTATCTGCAACCTCTACTTCCCAGGCCCAGCTGCTTGTCCAACCAGTTGCAGTTGGTTTATCAATTGGTCTGTTTCCTGTTCCAAGGGATCCTGATGTCTTTGTTCGCATGTTGCAATCTCAGGTTCTGGATGTGATACTACCTGTCTGGAACCATCCCATGTTTCCAAATTGTAGTCCAGGATTCATTGCTTCTATTGTTTCAGTTGTTACACACATTTACTCTGGTGTTGGAGATGTAAAAAAGAATCGCAGTGGTGTTGCAGGAAGCACGAATCAAAGGTTCATGCCACCTCCTCCTGATGAGGGAACCATTGCAACCATTGTAGAAATGGGTTTTTCAAGGGCAAGAGCTGAGGAAGCATTGAGGCGGGTAGAAACAAATAGTGTTGAAATGGCCATGGAGTGGCTTTTTAGTCACACTGAGGATCCTGTGCAGGAGGATGATGAACTGGCTCGGGCACTTGCTTTGTCACTAGGGAGCTCGTCAGAAGGATCTAAAGTTGACAATGTAGATAGGCCAATAGATCTACTGACAGAAGAAGCACAAATGAAGGCACCTCCCGTTGATGATATTCTTGCAGCATCAGTGAAGTTATTTCAGAGTAGTGATACAATGGCATTCTCATTGACAGATTTGCTGGTGACCCTTTGCAACAGGAACAAAGGAGAAGATCGTCCAAAGGTGGCATCTTATCTTATTCAGCAGCTAAAACTTTGTCCATTGGATTTTTCAAAGGATTCTAGTGCATTGTGTATGATATCACATATTTTAGCACTGCTTCTTTTTGAGGATGGAACCATACGTGAAATTGCTGCAGAGAATGGTATCATACCTGCAACAATAGATATCCTGACAAATTTCAAGGCTAGCAATGCATCAACTAGTGAGATTCTTGTCCCAAAATGCATTAGTGCTTTACTGCTTATCTTGGACAATATGTTGCAGTTCAGGCCTAGAATCTCTTCTGAAGCTCTGGAAGGAACTCAGACAGGATCTCTGCCAGATTCTTCAGTTCCTGCATCAATCCTAGAAGGAAAAATGACTTCAAATGTTCCTGTGAAAGAAACTGGCGCAGCATTTGAGAAAATATTGGGAAAGTCTACTGGTTATTTGACGATTGAAGAGAGTCATAAGGTGCTCCTACTTGCTTGTGACTTGATGAAGCAACATGTTCCCGCTGTCATAATGCAGGCTGCTTTGCAGGTATGTGCTCGCTTGACAAAAACTCATGCTTTGGCACTGCAGTTTCTTGAAAATGGAGGCTTAGCAGCTCTTTTTAATATTCCATGGAGTTGCTTTTTCCCTGGAGTTGCTTCTGCTATCATTCGACATCTCATTGAAGATCCTCAGAGTCTGCAAACTGCTATGGAATTGGAGATAAGGCAAACTTTGAGTGGAAACAGGCATGTGGGGCGTACTAACGCACGGACATTTTTGACAACAATGGCACCTGTTATTTCTAGAGATCCTGTGGTGTTTATGAAAGCTGCAGCCGCAGTTTGTCAGTTGGAATCATCAGGGGGGAGGACCCTTGTGGTGTtatcaaaagaaaaagagaaggaaaAGGACAAATCAAAAGCATCAGGTGCGGAAGAATCTGTCCGGATTTCTGAAAACAAGGTACATGATGGTTTAGGTAAATGTGCCAAAGGCCATAAAAAGATTCCTGCCAATCTTACTCAAGTAATTGATCAGCTTCTGGACATTGTCTTGAAATATCCTTTGCCGAAAAATGAGGAAGGTTGTACAAGTGACTCAACTTCTATGGAGGTGGATGAACCTGCTACCAAGGTGAAGGGCAAATCCAAGGTTGATGAAACAAGGAAAGTGGAATCTGAATCAGAAAGATCTGCTGGTATGGCCAAGGTGACTTTTGTTCTCAAGTTGTTGAGTGAAATTCTTCTTATGTATGCGCATGCAGTTGGGGTGATTCTGAAGCGGGATTCAGAATTGTGTCAACTCCGTGGATCTAGTCAAACAGATAGGCCAGGGCATGGTGGGATACTTTATCATGTCTTGCATCAGCTGCTTCCAATATCCACTGACAAATCTGCACGGCCTGATGAATGGAGGGACAAGTTGTCTGAAAGGGCTTCATGGTTCCTGGTGGTTCTATGTGGCCGATCTGGGGAAGGGCGGAGGCGAGTGATTATTGAACTTGTTAAAGCTATTTCGTCATTCTCAAACTTGGAGAGCAATTCAAGTAAAAGCATGCTAGTGCCTGATAAAAAAGTTTTTGCATTTGCTGATTTGTTGTATTCTATTTTGTCAAAAAATGCATCCTCTAGCAACTTACCTGGTTCTGGATGTTCACCGGATATTGCAAAAAGCATGATAGATGGGGGCATGGTGCAATGTCTAACAGGTATTCTCCAGGTAATTGATTTGGACCATCCTGATGCTCCCAAGATTGTTAATCTACTACTCAAGGCTTTGGAAAGCCTCACAAGAGCTGCAAATGCCAGTGAGCAAGTTCTTAAATCTGAGGGTTTGAACAAGAAGAAAACAATTGCATCAAATGGAAGACAAATCGATCAGACAACTATATCAGCTTCTGAGGTGGTAGAACATAATCAGAATAGCAGTGGAACAGCAGAAGTTCCAAATGGAGAGGAGACTGAAGAACAAAGCCAAGTTCCTAATCAAAGTGAGGGTAGTGAGGGTAATCTTGATGCACATCCAAATCAGTCTGCTCCACAAGATATGAGGATAGAAGTGGAAGAGACAATGGCCAGCAACCCACCTATGGAGATTGGGATGGATTTCATGCATGAAGAAATGGAAGAAGGTGGTGTTTTACAGAACACTGACCAAATTGATATGACATTTCGGGTTGAGAATAGGGCAGATGATGATATGGGTGATGAAGATGATGACATGGGAGATGAGGGTGAGGAGgatgaagatgatgatgatggaGAGGATGAGGATGAGGATATTGCTGAAGATGGTACTGGCATGATGTCTCTAGCAGATACTGATGTGGAAGACCATGATGATACTGGTTTGGGGGATGACTACAATGATGAGATGATTGATGAAGATGATGATTTTCATGAGCATCGTGTCATAGAGGTAAGGTGGAGGGAAGCCTTTGATGGGCTAGATCATTTACAGGTACTTGGCCAACCTGGAGCTGCAAGCAGTCTAATTGATGTTGCAGCTGAGCCTTTTGAAGGGGTGAATGTAGATGACCTTTTTGGTCTTCGCAGGCCTCTGGGTTTTGAGCGCCGGCGTCAGAGTGGTAGGTCATCCTTTGAGCGATCTGTTTCCGAATCTAATGGATTTCAACATCCACTTCTCCTAAGGCCATCACAATCAGGGGATCTAGTTTCTATGTGGTCATCAGGTGGACATTCGTCGAGGGATTTAGAAGCCCTTTCAGCTGGTAGTTCTGATGTAGCTCACTTTTACATGTTTGATGCTCCTGTTCTTCCATATGATCATGTGCCAAGTAGTTTCTTTGGTGATCGTTTGGGTAGTGCAGCACCCCCACCATTGACTGATTATTCAGTAGGTATGGACTCATTGCAGATACAGGGCCGAAGAGGTCCAGGGGATGGTCGGTGGACTGATGATGGTCAGCCACAGGCAAGTACCCAGGGTGCTGTAATTGCACAAGCAATAGAGGAAACCTTCCTGTCTCACTTGCGCAGTCTCACTCCAGTCAGTGGTCATGCTGAAAGGCAGTCCCATCATTCAGGAGCACTAGAGAGTCAACCATCTAATGACCCTCCATCTAATGATGGCCAAGTAGTATTGGGAGGTGATAACACTAGCAGCCAGCAAACTGAAGTTCAGCAACAAGAAAGTGGTAATGAAGCGACACATCAGCTTAATCCTACAGTTGAAATTGTTTCTGGCCAAGAGCAAGTCAATCTCTCATCACCAGTTGAAGGCGCAAGTGTGTGTCTGCTGGTTCATGAGCCAATGTCAGTTCAAACAATTTCGCTGAATAGTACACCAAATGGTCATGATAACATGGAAATTGGGGAAGGCATTGGAACTGCAATTGATCAAGTAGAGACAATACCAGAGCCTGTTAACTCATCTGCAGAACATTATACTGCTCTGCAATGTGAAGGAGTTGCAGAAGCACCTGCAAGTCTCCATGATGTGCCTGTTCAAGCTGTGGGTTGTGATGGCCATGCAAGAAACGATGGTCCGTCCAATAATCATGTGTTCATGGATTCTGGTTTTGTAATGGGTAATCTAGATTCTTCAAATGTTGATGTTGATATGAATGGTACTGATGCTGAAGGAGATCAGTCGGAGCAACCAATTCATGCTTCTGAGCAAGCTGTGGATGAGCCATCGTCCAGGCAAGATACAGTGGTTGCTCAGGAAACTAATCAGGCTGACCAAGTTAGTGAAAATAACGAGGCTTCTGGTGCAAATGCAATTGATCCAACCTTCTTGGAAGCACTACCCGAAGATTTACGGGTGGAAGTTTTAGCTTCCCAGCAAGCTCAGTCTGATCAACCTCCAACTTACACACCACCTCCAGTTGATGATATTGATCCTGAGTTTTTGGCTGCCCTTCCTCCAGATATTCAAGCAGAAGTTTTGGCCCAACAGAGAGCACAGAGGATTGCACAGCAGGCTGAAGGACAGCCTGTTGACATGGATAATGCTTCAATAATTGCCACTTTCCCTGCTGATTTGCGTGAAGAG GTACTTTTGACTTCTTCAGAAGCTGTATTATCAGCATTACCTTCTCCATTGCTTGCTGAAGCCCAAATGCTAAGGGATCGGGCAATGAGTCATTATCATGCTCGCAGCCTTTTTGGAGGCAGCCACAGATTGACTAGTCGTAGAAATGGTTTGGGGTCTGATAGGCAGACAGTGATGGACAGGGGTGTAGGAGTGACCATTGGAAGGAGGACAGCTTCTGCAATCGCAAATAGCATGAAGGTTAAGGAAATTGAAGGTGAGCCACTTCTGGATGCCAATGCATTGAAAGCTTTGATCCGCCTCCTACGGCTGTCTCAG CCCCTTGGGAAAGGCCTTCTGCAAAGACTTCTGTTAAACCTCTGTGCACATAGCGTTACAAGGGCAACTTTAGTTCGACTTATGCTTGATATGATTAAACCTGAGGCTGAAGGGTCATTTAGTGGACTGGCAATGGTCAACTCCCAGAGGCTTTATGGCTGCCAGTCAAATGTTGTTTATGGCCGATCACAATTGTTGGATG GACTTCCTCCCTTGGTTTTGCATCGAATTCTTGAAATTTTGACATATTTGGCTACAAATCATTCATCTATAGCAAATATGTTGTTCTATTTGGATCCCTCAATAGTCCCAGAGCATTTAAGTCCAAACTATTTGGAAGCTAAGATGGATAAGGGGAAGGAGAAAATTGAAGGTGGTGGTGATCCATCAAAACCTTTGGTAAATGCAGATGACGTTCCTTTGATACTGTTCCTAAAGCTCTTGAATCGACCTCTTTTTTTACGCAGCAATGCACACCTTGAGCAG GTTATGGGATTGCTTCAAGTAGTAATTTACACAGCTGCATCAAGATTAGAATGCCATGCCCTATCTGGACCGACAACAGCAAAATCTGAAAAGCAAACTGTGAATGAAGCTTCAGGTGATATTGATCCTTCACTCGAACCAGAACAAGAATCTAGTCAAGAAGATAAGTTAACCAATGCTGAGTTATCCACTGCAGATGGGAACAGGAGCTTTAGTACAAGCAACGTATTCCTCCATCTGCCATTACCTGATTTGCGCAATCTGTGCTGCCTTCTTGGTCGTGAGGG GTTGTCAGATAAAGTTTATATGCTAGCTGGAGAAGTGCTGAAGAAGTTGGCCTCAGTTGTTGCATCCCATCGGAAGTTCTTCAGTTCAGAGCTTTCAGAATTGGCTCATGGCTTGAGCAATTCAGCCGTCAGTGAGCTTGTCACCCTGAGTAATACACAGATGCTGGGTCTTAGTGCTGGTTCCATGGCTGGGGCAGCAATCTTACGTGTGTTGCAAGCACTCAGCTCACTCACCTCATCCAGTGTTAATGAGAATACAGGGCTCGAGAGTGATGGAGAACAGGAGGAGCAGGCCACAATGTGGCACTTAAATGTTGCACTTGAACCTTTGTGGCGAGAACTAAGTGAATGCATTAGCGTGACTGAGACACAGCTGGGTCAGGGCTCATTTAGTCAAACTATGTCCAACATAAATATGGGGGAGCATGTGCATGGGACTTCTTCTCCTCTTCCTCCTGGAACCCAGAGATTACTACCTTTCATTGAAGCATTCTTTGTTTTGTGTGAAAAACTACAAGCAAACATTTCCATCATGCAGCAAGACCATGCCATTGTAACTGCAAGAGAAGTGAAGGAGTCTGCTGGTGGTTCTGCTTCCTTGACTGTATCTTGCAGTGAAGATTCTCAGAGAAGGGTTGGTGGTGCTGTCACATTTGCCAGGTTTGCTGAGAAGCATCGCCGGCTATTGAATACTTTTATAAGACAGAATCCTGGCTTGTTAGAGAAATCACTTTCTATGATGTTGAAAGCACCAAGACTGATAGATTTTGACAACAAAAGGGCATATTTCCGATCAAGAATAAGGCAACAGCATGAACAACAACTCTCTGGTCCTTTGCGGATAAGTGTCCGGCGGGCATATGTTTTGGAGGATTCATACAATCAGTTGAGGATGCGACCTAGTCAGGATCTGAAGGGACGGTTGAATGTACAATTCCAAGGTGAAGAGGGTATTGATGCTGGAGGTTTGACAAGAGAATGGTATCAACTATTGTCAAGGGTTATATTTGACAAGGGAGCATTGCTTTTCACAACTGTGGGGAATAATGCGACTTTCCAGCCAAACCCTAATTCTGTCTATCAGACTGAACATCTTTCTTACTTCAAGTTTGTGGGTCGTGTG GTTGCAAAGGCACTATTTGATGGGCAACTTTTGGATGTTTATTTTACACGATCTTTCTACAAGCACATTCTTGGAGTAAAGGTGACTTATCATGACATAGAGGCTGTTGATCCTGATTATTACAAGAATTTGAAATGGATGTTGGAG AATGATGTGAGTGATATACCTGACTTGACATTCAGCATGGATGCTGATGAAGAAAAGCACATTCTTTATGAGAAAACTGAG GTTACTGATTATGAGCTTAAACCTGGAGGAAGAAATATAAGGGTTACAGAAGAAACAAAGCATGAGTATGTAGACCTTGTTGCTGATCATATCTTGACAAATGCTATTCGTCCTCAAATCAATTCCTTCTTGGAAGGGTTCAATGAATTGATCCCTGGGGAGCTTATTTCCATTTTTAATGATAAAGAGCTTGAGCTTCTAATAAGTGGGCTTCCTGAAATTGATT TGGATGATCTAAAAGCCAGCACTGAGTACACTGGGTATACTGCAGCATCTAGTGTTGTTCAATGGTTTTGGGAGGTTGTTAGAGGTTTTAACAAGGAAGACATGGCAAGACTGCTACAATTTGTTACTGGAACATCAAAG GTTCCATTGGAGGGCTTCAAGGCATTGCAGGGTATTTCTGGTCCTCAACGATTTCAGATTCACAAAGCGTATGGAGCTCCTGAGCGGTTGCCCTCAGCTCACACATG CTTTAACCAGCTTGACCTTCCTGAGTATACCTCCAAGGAACAACTTCAAGAACGTTTGCTGCTTGCTATTCATGAAGCAAGTGAAGGTTTTGGATTTGGTTAG